The genomic segment AGCCTCTCGGAAGCGGGTTTAGATTATCAGTTAGAATTAGTAGAGGGAAAAATTGAGATTATGGGGCCATCAGATATTGTCTCCAGTGAAATTGGGGTGATTTTCAGCCGTTTGCTGGGGAACTGGGTTTATCCCCGTCGTTTAGGTCGTGTCTTTGACTCTGCTGGTGGTTTTATTCTTCCTGATACTAATCTTAAAGCCCCTGATGTTGCTTTTGTTCGAGCTTCTCGTCTCAGACAAAGTGTGCGTTATTTTGCTGAATTAGTGCCGGATTTAGTGGTAGAAATTAAATCTCAAAGCGATCGCATTAATCCGATCAAAAAGAAAATCAAGAAATTCTTAGAATTAGGATCGCAAGTTGCGATTTTGATCGATCCTGATCTGTTAACCGTTACGGTTTATCGTTCTACAGAAGAACCGATTGTACTGGGAAATGAGGATATTTTAACAATTCCTGAATTGTTTCCGGGTTGGGAATTACCCATTGCTGAATTATGGCCGCCCGTTTTTAGCGAAGATGAAGATTAAAATTACTTTTCTCTGAAAGTTCGTGTTGTTAGATACAGTCTGAGAGTGACCATACCGTTAATAATTTGGGGTGATGGCTAAATTTTGAGAACGTTGGCTTGAGATCGTCTTGATGAATTTCTATCCCTATGAAACCTCGAATCATCGTTTGTAGCTTAGGTCGCACCGGATATCAAATTTTTAGACTCTTGAAACAACAAGGGGCGATTGTGGTGGGAATGAGTGACCGACCGATTCCCCAAGAAGGGTCTGATGTGATTGTGGGAAATTTACGATCCGCCTCCACTTTATTAGCGGCTGGGGTAAAAACGGCTCATGCTTTGATTTTAGCGGGAAATGATGAAGCTATTAATTTAGCAATTTTAATGCAAGCGCGAATTTTAAATCCTCAAATTCGGATTATTAATCGTTTATTTAATACTAATTTAGGAACGCGGCTGAATCAAACCTTACCCGATCACAGTACCATGAGTGTTTCGGCTTTAGCTGCGCCTGTATTTGCCTTTGCGTCCTTGGGAAATCAAGCCATTGGACAACTGGAATTATTTAATCAAATTTGGCCGATTCATGAAGAGTTAATTGATCAAGATCATCCTTGGTTGGGAAAAAGTTTGAGGGATTTATGGGCTGAACCCAATCGAATGTTAATTTATTATTTACCCTTTAAAGATCAAATTGATTTGGTTTCTGGGGTGATGGCTGATCAACAACTGCAAGTGGGCGATCGCTTAATTGTAGCTCTTAAACCCCAAACTCGTCAAACTCAAAAAGATCTAGGATATCGACTTTTAAAATTCAAACGCGGTCTACAAAAATTTAAACAATATGCCAAGTCTGCTTTGATTGTAAGCTTGATTTTATGTCTGACCATATTAGGTGCGACTTTAACTTATATTTTCGCCGATCCTAGTTATTCTTTTGTAGATTCTCTGTATTTTTCTGTGGGAATGATTACCGGAGCCGGAGGCAATGAACAAGTAGTTGAACATTCCCCGGAGGCGATTAAACTGTTTACCGTCGTGATGATGTTAATCGGCACTGGAGTAGTTGGAATTAGTTATGCGTTATTGAATGATTTTATTTTAGGGACTCGGTTAAAAGATTATGTGAACGCCACACGGGTTCCTGAACGCAATCATTATATTATTTGTGGGTTAGGAGAATTGGGGTTAAATATTGCTCAACATTTATATCAACGCGGGTATGAAGTTGTTGTGATTGAACGTGATCCCAACGGTCGATTTATGAGCACAGCCAAAGGGTTAAAAATTCCGGTTTTTGAAGGAGATGCGAGTTTAGCGAATACCCTTAAAAGTGTTAATGTTGAAGCCGCAGAAGCGTTACTAGCCGTTACCAATGATGATACAGGAAATTTAGAAATTGCCTTGAGTGCGAGGGGATTAGCACCGCGTTTACGAGTGATTACTCGTACCCATGATTCCCATTTTGCCTTAATGGTGCAACAAGTTTTTGATTTTGAAGCGGTCTTAAATACAACAGAAATTGCGGCTCCAGCCTTTGCGGCGGCGGCATTAGGCGGACGGATTTTAGGAAGTGGAATCACCGCCGATAGTCTTTGGGTAGCGTTAGGAACCTTGATTACTCCCAATCATCCGTTTTGTGGAAAACGAGTCCAAGAGGTAGCCCGAAAAGTAGATTTTGTTCCTTTATATATTGAAACCGCTTATCAAACCATTCACAGTTGGGAACTGTTGAACTTTTTACTACAACCGGGGGATATTTTATATCTAACCATGCCAGCGAACCACATTGAACACCTATGGCATTCTCTCCCCCCAGAACGAACCTCCTGGGAGGATAATCGTGTCCTCAGCCCAGAACCCAGTATCGGGCCAGGAAAAAACTAAAGCGTCAGGGAGGAAGTCGGGACAGCAAACCAAATCGGCTCACTGTATCGTCCGTTTTTCCCTTTAGGAGTCACTATTTTGAAATTGTTGTCTACGGTTACGAAGGCGACGACGTTCTTTATGGCGAGCTACCTCTTTCCGCTTGCGTTTTTGTCCGGGGGTTTCAAAATGACGATTTTTTTTCAGATCGGCAAAAATGCCAGCTTGTGAAACTTTCCGCTTAAAGCGACGTAGGGCGGACTCTAATTGTTCTGTTTCACCGAGAACGACTTGGCTCATTCCATATTCTCCCACTTGAATAATTGATTGGGTTGGACAAGCTGCCCTAAAATCACCGACAGCATCGGGACAGGGTTGAAATTCCCTGTCCGGTCAGAAGAAGACTTCAGAGCAGGTTAATCAGAATTAAAACGGTTTACTGACGACCACCGCGATAGTTAGAATTACCGCCGCCGCCCCAGCCTCCTCTGGAGGGTTTGCGTTCTTCACGAGGACGGGCCTTATTCACTTTCAGGACGCGATCCATCCATTCAGCACCATCTAACTCTTCGATGGCTTTGGCTTCTTGAGCATCTGTTTCCATTTCCACGAAGCCGAAACCCCGTTTGCGTTGAGTTTCCCGATCAATGGGAAGCTGAACTTGCTTAACATTACCGTACTCAGCAAAGACTTCTGTGAGATCTTGTTCTGTGACGCTATAGGACAGATTACCAACGTAAATAGTCATTACTTACCTCTTAAAATCGAGTGGTGTGCAGAGATTGGAATTCGGAGGTAAGCGAGTAGGACTTACACTAAACAGAAAAATTTTTCCTGATTCCAGCATAAACTGGGCTACCGATACCTAATCCAGCTTAAATTATAGCATGATTTTCGACCCTGACCAGTCAACTTGAAGGAATCTGTCAACCTCAACTAAATTATTCCCGTAGGAATCAACTCGACTTGAGGCGGAATCAACTCTACTTCAAAGATCTCAGCAAAGGTTTCAGCAATTTGGGGGCGTATTTGTTCGATGGTAATACCGGGAATAAATTGGGCTAAACTCCCGACGGGTCGATGGGCAATACCACAGGGAACAATCGCTTCAAACCCTTCCATATCAGGGCATACATTCAAGGCAAAACCGTGCATGGTAATCCAGCGACTGACTTTAATGCCGACGGCGGCAACCTTAACTTCCCCGATCCAAACCCCCGTTAAACCGGGAATTCGTTCTCCCGGAAGTTCATAAAATCTTAACACTTGGATTAACACTTCTTCTAACTGTCGTAAATACCAGTGTAAATCGGGGGTATGGCGTTTTAGATTTAAAATCGGATACCCGACCAACTGCCCTGGACAATGATAGGTGACTTCGCCCCCACGTTCCACCCGATGCAGTTCAACAGGACTCTTGAGGGGATCAAACTTGAGAAATTGTAGATCAGCCCCCTGCCCCAAGGTATAGACGGGGGGATGTTCCAAAAGCATCAACACATCATCGAGAGCCGGGTTGAGCTTTCGGTCTTCAACCAAAGAGTGTTGCCAGTTCCAAGCCACGGTATAGGGAACCGAACTAAAGTAATAAATTTGACAAGGGGGACGCACAGTAACCGTAAAAAAAACCAGTGAACTATAGTATAGATTAACCCATTTCTGCTAATATAATAAGTAAGAATACTTAAAACACAGCTAAGGAGAAAGGAAAACCCCTACAAGAAATTCCGAAAAAAATCAAGCAGTTTTTGACAAAACTTAACTTAAAAAAGTCAAGTTTTGTCACAGGATCAAAAAGATTTTAAACGGGTGAAGTTTGGTATCGGGTTAGTGTTAAGGTGAGATTATGCCCATATTATGAGCGGGAGGGAGCTTTATGAAGCTTGTTATCCAGGGTAAAAATTTGGAAGTTACGACTGCAATTCACGAATATGTACATCAAAAGATTACAAAAGCTGTCAGTCATTTTGAACAATTGACGACGGAAGTTGATGTACATTTGTCAGTTGCTCGGAACCCTCGGATAAATCCAAAACAAACCGCAGAAGTGACAATTTATGCCAACGGAACTGTGATTCGCGCTCAGGAAAGTAGTGAAAATCTTTACGCCAGCATTGATCTAGTCGCTGACAAAATTGCTCGCCAACTGCGGAAGTACAAAGAAAGACGCCAGGATAAAACCCACAATCTACCCAAAACGGGTGAGGTGGTTAACGAACATCCAGTTGTGGAAGACTTGGTTGGAAATCGTTCTCCTGAATTGCCCCAAGAGGTGGTTCGCACAAAATATTTTGCGATGCCTCCAATGACGATTAATGAAGCTTTAGAACAGCTTCAATTGATTGATCATGATTTCTATATGTTCCGCAATGCCGAGACTGAAGAAATTAATGTGATCTACAAGCGCTCTCATCACGGTGGTTATGGTGTGATTCAACCCCGCCAAGGAGAAGGAGTCAGCAATGGTAAATCCGCTCAGGGCAATACTGAGGTTTTAAGTTCACCCAAAGCGACTAAAGTTTAGGTGGGTTGGGGGTTTGAGTGACCACCAAACCCCCGATAAACGGTTGAGAGATGAATCTCCATGAGACATTTAGATCAATCAACAATATTTTTATTACACTCTGCACTTCACACTTTTTTCCAAAGCTCTTCTTTTAACAACTTTAGCCTTTAGAAGGAAGACAAAAATTCAACGGAGTCGCTACTTTAACGTTGATAGTTAAATCATTAGCGAATCTTCCTTAATAGATGAGTTTGATTAGTAGTCAATCGGGTGTTCAACTGAACTCATCTCTCCAGAGATAGATGACTAATGGAGGGCATTATGAGGTAATCCAAACAAGCTCAAACATTAGGGATCTGATTCAATCCCAATAATTAGCAGGCGACGGTTGATTTCAACTGGGAAGCAATCGCTTCAGCAGCCTATTATGTTAATGAAGGCTCTTGCTCAAACCAAGAAGATCAGAACCGTGCCATATCAAGATGGAAAACATAAACCTTATGTTGAACTATGCAAATATAACCCCGGCTCCCCAAATTCTGATTGTTGATGATGTTTTGGAAAATTTAGAATTACTATGTCATTTTCTGACGGAAGTTGGATATGAAGTGATCAGTGCTTTAGACGGAGAATCAGCATTAGAACAGGTAAATCACCATCCTCCCGAACTGATTTTATTGGATGTAATGATGCCCGGTTTAACGGGTTATGAAGTTTGCGAACAATTAAAAGCTTCTCCCCAAACCCGTGATATTCCTGTAATTTTTTTGAGTGCTTTAGCAGAAATTAACGATAAAGTTAGGGGATTTGAAGTCGGAGGAGTAGACTATATTACAAAACCCTTTGAAATTGAAGATGTTATTATTCGCGTTAAAAATCAACTCACCATTGTTCAACAACAAAAACAGTTACAACAACAAAAAACTCAATTAGAACAGGAAATTCAAGAGCGAAGACGAGTAGAATTAGCACTTCAAGACAGTATTAAACGGGAAAAAACCAGCGCTCGTGTCATTCAACGAATGCGACAAACCTTAAACTTAAATACAATTTTTAACGCCACAACCGCAGAATTAAGAAAGGTATTACAGTGTGATCGGGTTGTGATTTATCAGTTTAATCCCGACTGGAGTGGAAGGTTTGTTGCTGAATCTGTAGAATCGGGTTGGATACCCTTAGTCAAAG from the Planktothrix sp. FACHB-1365 genome contains:
- the hpf gene encoding ribosome hibernation-promoting factor, HPF/YfiA family, producing the protein MKLVIQGKNLEVTTAIHEYVHQKITKAVSHFEQLTTEVDVHLSVARNPRINPKQTAEVTIYANGTVIRAQESSENLYASIDLVADKIARQLRKYKERRQDKTHNLPKTGEVVNEHPVVEDLVGNRSPELPQEVVRTKYFAMPPMTINEALEQLQLIDHDFYMFRNAETEEINVIYKRSHHGGYGVIQPRQGEGVSNGKSAQGNTEVLSSPKATKV
- the rpsU gene encoding 30S ribosomal protein S21, producing MSQVVLGETEQLESALRRFKRKVSQAGIFADLKKNRHFETPGQKRKRKEVARHKERRRLRNRRQQFQNSDS
- the lipB gene encoding lipoyl(octanoyl) transferase LipB, with the translated sequence MRPPCQIYYFSSVPYTVAWNWQHSLVEDRKLNPALDDVLMLLEHPPVYTLGQGADLQFLKFDPLKSPVELHRVERGGEVTYHCPGQLVGYPILNLKRHTPDLHWYLRQLEEVLIQVLRFYELPGERIPGLTGVWIGEVKVAAVGIKVSRWITMHGFALNVCPDMEGFEAIVPCGIAHRPVGSLAQFIPGITIEQIRPQIAETFAEIFEVELIPPQVELIPTGII
- a CDS encoding TrkA family potassium uptake protein; translation: MKPRIIVCSLGRTGYQIFRLLKQQGAIVVGMSDRPIPQEGSDVIVGNLRSASTLLAAGVKTAHALILAGNDEAINLAILMQARILNPQIRIINRLFNTNLGTRLNQTLPDHSTMSVSALAAPVFAFASLGNQAIGQLELFNQIWPIHEELIDQDHPWLGKSLRDLWAEPNRMLIYYLPFKDQIDLVSGVMADQQLQVGDRLIVALKPQTRQTQKDLGYRLLKFKRGLQKFKQYAKSALIVSLILCLTILGATLTYIFADPSYSFVDSLYFSVGMITGAGGNEQVVEHSPEAIKLFTVVMMLIGTGVVGISYALLNDFILGTRLKDYVNATRVPERNHYIICGLGELGLNIAQHLYQRGYEVVVIERDPNGRFMSTAKGLKIPVFEGDASLANTLKSVNVEAAEALLAVTNDDTGNLEIALSARGLAPRLRVITRTHDSHFALMVQQVFDFEAVLNTTEIAAPAFAAAALGGRILGSGITADSLWVALGTLITPNHPFCGKRVQEVARKVDFVPLYIETAYQTIHSWELLNFLLQPGDILYLTMPANHIEHLWHSLPPERTSWEDNRVLSPEPSIGPGKN
- a CDS encoding RNA-binding protein, coding for MTIYVGNLSYSVTEQDLTEVFAEYGNVKQVQLPIDRETQRKRGFGFVEMETDAQEAKAIEELDGAEWMDRVLKVNKARPREERKPSRGGWGGGGNSNYRGGRQ
- a CDS encoding Uma2 family endonuclease, which encodes MSLMTIKDLEQVQKSLSEAGLDYQLELVEGKIEIMGPSDIVSSEIGVIFSRLLGNWVYPRRLGRVFDSAGGFILPDTNLKAPDVAFVRASRLRQSVRYFAELVPDLVVEIKSQSDRINPIKKKIKKFLELGSQVAILIDPDLLTVTVYRSTEEPIVLGNEDILTIPELFPGWELPIAELWPPVFSEDED